The following are encoded together in the Vigna unguiculata cultivar IT97K-499-35 chromosome 2, ASM411807v1, whole genome shotgun sequence genome:
- the LOC114173505 gene encoding la-related protein 1C-like, with the protein MAMTGNHSPRHSSDNHQPRRAARLTASSPWNQVVRGESEPVAVPPSSSPAAPYQVTEAFHSTVSTADDFSSAVESSDNGGAAKRPVWNKPSPNGAAASEAQPVIDALSWPALSVSTRAAMKSESAKGLLDGSSVPQLQVLGSASSSSSLQREVSDNTSTESTNSVASTRQKSVKNHSSNASSNGGQSPQASVAATGSHNSSPKDHTQRGGFVSNDHPQQRNSFRNRNGGPHQRGDGSHHHNYGNRRQEWNNNRSFGSRDTNVPPRVVPRFIRPPPPPNSTQFFHPSPMRPFGGHIGFHELSPPVVFVAAPPPPPDSLRSVPFVPPMPHHPLFFTGPDPQLQNKIVTQIDYYFSNENLIKDTFLRQNMDDQGWVPIKLIAGFNKVMYLTDNIQMILEAVRNSSAVEVQGDKIRRRNDWRRWLMPPVQFSNATTPGESNPDILAEQVHNIALETSNYDGPGALEVLHDTSQQHRSTFGDLSSPLQLSTGEGTGQVGIQGSLHSIPARN; encoded by the exons ATGGCTATGACCGGTAACCATTCCCCTCGCCATTCCTCCGATAACCACCAACCGCGCCGCGCCGCGCGCCTGACTGCTTCTTCGCCGTGGAACCAAGTTGTGCGCGGCGAATCGGAGCCCGTTGCGGTGCCTCCGTCGTCATCTCCCGCCGCGCCGTATCAGGTGACGGAGGCTTTCCATTCCACTGTCTCGACGGCGGACGATTTTAGCTCCGCCGTGGAGAGTTCGGACAATGGCGGCGCAGCGAAGAGGCCTGTTTGGAACAAGCCTTCTCCTAATGGCGCGGCGGCTTCCGAGGCCCAGCCGGTGATTGACGCGCTTTCGTGGCCGGCGTTGTCGGTGTCAACAAGAGCTGCAATGAAATCGGAATCGGCGAAGGGTTTGTTGGATGGATCTTCTGTGCCACAGTTGCAG GTTTTGGGAAGTGCgtcttcttcctcctctcttCAGAGGGAAGTCAGTGATAATACAAGCACCGAGAGTACCAACAGTGTGGCGTCAACTCGGCAGAAATCAGTGAAAAATCACAGTTCAAATGCGTCTTCGAATGGTGGCCAGTCACCCCAGGCTTCGGTAGCTGCAACTGGGTCCCATAACTCCTCTCCAAAGGACCACACACAGAGAGGTGGTTTTGTGTCCAATGATCATCCGCAGCAGCGTAATTCGTTTAGAAATCGAAATGGTGGTCCACATCAGCGCGGAGATGGTTCTCACCATCATAACTATGGGAACAGGCGCCAAGAATGGAATAATAATAGAAGTTTCGGAAGTAGAGATACCAATGTCCCTCCACGAGTTGTTCCAAGATTTATACGGCCACCTCCGCCTCCTAACTCTACTCAATTTTTTCATCCATCACCAATGCGGCCTTTTGGTGGCCATATTGGATTCCATG AACTGTCACCTCCGGTGGTGTTTGTTGCAGCTCCACCTCCACCCCCAGATTCACTGAGAAGTGTTCCTTTTGTGCCTCCCATGCCACATCATCCCCTGTTCTTTACAGGTCCTGACCCTCAGTTGCAAAATAAGATAGTCACCCAGATTGACTACTATTTTAG TAATGagaatttaattaaagataCGTTCTTGCGGCAGAACATGGATGACCAGGGCTGGGTTCCCATTAAATTAATTGCAGGCTTCAACAAA GTTATGTATTTGACTGACAATATCCAGATGATATTAGAGGCTGTTCGAAATTCATCTGCTGTTGAGGTGCAG GGTGACAAAATAAGGAGACGAAATGATTGGAGGAGATGGCTCATGCCTCCTGTTCAGTTTTCTAATGCTACAACCCCTGGAGAGTCGAATCCGGACATACTGGCTGAACAAGTACACAATATTGCTTTGGAGACTAGTAACTATGATGGTCCAGGAGCACTAGAGGTTCTACATGATACTTCACAACAACATAGATCTACATTTGGGGATTTGAGTAGTCCATTGCAGCTCTCCACTGGTGAGGGTACTGGTCAAGTTGGAATTCAAGGTTCACTTCACTCCATTCCAGCAAGAAATTAG
- the LOC114174732 gene encoding protein FD codes for MEEVWKDINLATLNDQVTTTHSNFGGVILQDFLARPFTIEPPNTILSSQTPSLYAAPSSPAPPLLTALSLSSHPHLHFDPHTHKPHHHPPPPSNHPCFAAPTTASLGAKRFAEPDCNLGDRRNKRMIKNRESAARSRARKQAYTNELEVEVEQLKEENARLKRQQKQLSEVAASEQKKKGSLYRASTAPF; via the exons ATGGAAGAGGTGTGGAAAGACATAAACCTCGCTACCTTAAATGACCAAGTCACTACAACGCACTCCAACTTCGGAGGAGTAATCCTCCAAGACTTTCTCGCTCGACCCTTCACCATCGAACCACCAAACACCATTCTTTCCTCCCAAACCCCCTCCCTCTACGCCGCCCCCTCCTCGCCGGCGCCACCACTCCTCACCGCTCTCAGCCTCAGCTCCCACCCCCACCTCCATTTCGACCCTCACACGCACAAACCCCACCACCACCCTCCTCCACCCTCCAACCACCCTTGCTTCGCCGCCCCAACCACCGCCTCCTTAGGCGCCAAGAGATTCGCAGAACCCGATTGCAACCTCGGCGACAGAAGAAACAAGCGCATGATCAAGAACCGCGAGTCCGCTGCACGATCGCGAGCCAGGAAA CAGGCTTACACGAATGAATTGGAGGTAGAAGTTGAGCAATTGAAGGAAGAGAATGCAAGGCTGAAAAGACAGCAAAAACAG TTAAGTGAAGTTGCAGCGAGTGAGCAAAAGAAGAAGGGTAGCCTATATCGAGCATCTACGGCTCCATTTTGA
- the LOC114174025 gene encoding uncharacterized protein LOC114174025 — protein MVRGSKEVLQKAAKTLTDILVCPLSKQPLRYCEESNSLISDAIGVAFPIKNGVPCLVPTDGKILEEEDASKHDSDTNLSALNEESHGRSA, from the exons ATGGTGAGAGGAAGTAAAGAGGTTCTGCAAAAAGCAGCCAAAACCCTAACCGATATCCTCGTTTGCCCTCTCTCTAAGCAACCTCTGAG GTATTGTGAGGAATCAAATTCCTTAATCAGTGATGCTATTGGCGTTGCGTTTCCC ATAAAAAATGGGGTACCGTGCTTGGTTCCAACTGATGGGAAGATACTTGAGGAAGAAGATGCGTCAAAACATGACAGCGACACCAATTTATCAGCTCTAAATGAAGAGAGTCATGGAAGAAGTGCCTGA
- the LOC114172450 gene encoding pentatricopeptide repeat-containing protein At3g51320, translated as MARVSTRQRFPFRITFLTRPITTTRTSYSSLTEAKKPGFTLFSQFETLLRNSCQSARHLLQIQAFLVTSSLFRNPFLARTVLSRASRLCDVAYTLLIFRHINSSDTFCVNTVINAYCDSDAPHQTVIFYFRALMGGFFPNSYTFVPLIGSCAKMGCIDYGKECHAQATKNGVDSVLPVQNSLIHMYACCGSVQLARVVFDGILTRDLVSWNSIIDGHMMAGELNAAHRLFDEMPERNLVTWNVMISGYLKGRNPGYAMKLFRTMGGLGMRGNARTMVCLATACGRSGRLKEGRSVHGSIVRMFVRSSLIIDTALIDMYSKCRRVEAARRVFERMTERNLISWNAMILGNCIQGNPEDGLSLFGVMVAIDGNEREESLRLLPDEVTFIGILCACARSELLAEGRSYFKQMTEVFGLKPNYAHFWCMANLLANVGLIDEAEGFLQSMAKFDGHMSCESLLWASLLGLCRFKRDVYLGERIAKLLLNLDPKNLVCYQFLLIIYAVSGQWENVSGVQKLIKERRLGIIPGSSLLDLKNIVHNFKVSNKDREGIEEVNSMMDELAHRFRLPSADLSRS; from the coding sequence ATGGCCAGAGTCTCCACGCGCCAACGGTTCCCATTCCGAATCACCTTTCTTACGCGCCCCATCACCACCACTCGCACGTCATATTCTTCGCTCACTGAAGCGAAAAAGCCAGGATTTACGCTCTTCTCACAATTCGAAACGCTTCTTCGAAACTCGTGCCAAAGTGCTCGCCACCTCCTTCAAATTCAAGCCTTCCTCGTCACTTCAAGCCTCTTCCGCAACCCCTTCTTGGCACGTACCGTTTTGAGCCGAGCCTCCCGTTTATGCGACGTCGCTTACACCCTTTTGATCTTTCGCCATATTAACTCCTCCGACACCTTCTGCGTCAACACCGTGATCAACGCCTATTGTGATAGCGATGCACCTCATCAAACTGTTATCTTTTACTTTCGCGCTTTGATGGGTGGGTTCTTTCCGAATAGCTACACCTTTGTTCCACTCATTGGCTCGTGTGCGAAGATGGGTTGCATTGATTATGGGAAAGAGTGCCATGCGCAGGCCACCAAGAATGGTGTAGACTCTGTGTTGCCTGTCCAGAACTCTTTGATTCACATGTATGCTTGTTGTGGGAGTGTTCAGCTTGCTAGGGTGGTTTTTGATGGCATTTTGACAAGGGATTTGGTCTCGTGGAACTCGATCATCGACGGGCATATGATGGCTGGGGAGCTGAATGCTGCACACCGactgtttgatgaaatgcctGAGAGGAATTTGGTTACTTGGAACGTAATGATTAGTGGGTATTTGAAGGGTAGGAACCCTGGATATGCGATGAAGCTGTTTCGCACAATGGGTGGGTTGGGAATGAGGGGTAATGCCAGGACTATGGTCTGTCTGGCTACAGCGTGTGGTCGGTCTGGTAGACTCAAGGAAGGGAGATCGGTTCATGGGAGCATTGTTAGGATGTTCGTGAGGTCAAGTTTGATTATAGATACGGCTTTGATTGATATGTACTCTAAGTGCAGGAGGGTGGAGGCTGCGCGGAGAGTGTTTGAGAGGATGACAGAAAGGAATTTGATTTCATGGAATGCAATGATCTTAGGGAACTGCATTCAGGGGAATCCTGAAGATGGACTAAGCCTGTTTGGCGTAATGGTTGCGATAGATGGAaatgagagagaagagagtttgAGGTTGCTCCCTGATGAAGTAACCTTCATTGGCATTCTTTGTGCCTGTGCTCGGTCGGAGCTTTTGGCTGAGGGCAGGTCTTACTTCAAACAGATGACTGAGGTGTTTGGTCTGAAGCCAAATTATGCTCATTTTTGGTGCATGGCAAACCTTCTTGCGAATGTGGGGCTTATTGATGAGGCAGAAGGGTTTCTGCAAAGCATGGCAAAATTTGATGGGCATATGTCATGTGAGTCATTGTTATGGGCAAGTTTGCTTGGTTTGTGTCGTTTCAAGAGGGATGTGTACTTGGGGGAACGAATTGCTAAGCTTCTTCTTAACTTGGATCCTAAGAACCTGGTCTGTTACCAGTTTCTACTGATCATTTATGCCGTGTCTGGTCAATGGGAGAATGTTTCTGGAGTGCAAAAGCTGATTAAGGAAAGAAGGTTAGGGATAATACCTGGAAGCAGTCTTTTGGACTTGAAAAATATAGTTCACAATTTCAAAGTATCAAATAAAGACCGAGAGGGAATTGAAGAAGTAAATTCGATGATGGATGAACTAGCTCATAGATTCAGGTTGCCAAGTGCGGATTTAAGTCGGTCATAA
- the LOC114174069 gene encoding SKP1-like protein 1B → MSSARKITLKSSDGEAFEVDEAVALESQTIKHMIEDDCADSGIPLPNVTSKILAKVIEYCKKHVDAANPDDKPSEEDLKAWDADFVKVDQATLFDLILAANYLNIKSLLDLTCQTVADMIKGKTPEEIRKTFNIKNDFTPEEEEEVRRENQWAFE, encoded by the exons ATGTCATCGGCGAGGAAGATCACCCTGAAGAGTTCCGACGGGGAGGCGTTCGAGGTGGACGAGGCGGTGGCGCTGGAGTCGCAGACCATAAAGCACATGATTGAGGACGACTGCGCCGACAGCGGCATCCCTCTCCCAAACGTTACCAGCAAGATCCTCGCCAAAGTTATCGAGTACTGCAAAAAACACGTCGATGCCGCCAATCCCGACGACAAACCTTCTGAGGAAGATCTCAAGGCCTGGGACGCTGATTTCGTCAAGGTCGACCAAGCCACGCTCTTCGATCTCATCCTG GCTGCGAACTACCTGAACATCAAGAGCCTGCTGGATCTTACATGCCAGACTGTAGCAGACATGATCAAGGGGAAGACTCCAGAGGAAATTCGCAAGACCTTTAACATTAAGAATGACTTCACCCctgaggaagaagaggaagttCGTCGGGAAAATCAATGGGCATTTGAATGA
- the LOC114174068 gene encoding cell number regulator 13-like, with the protein MASWDQIGDLANVAQLTGVDAVKLIGMIVRAASTARMHKKNCRQFAQHLKLIGNLLEQLKISELKRYPETREPLEQLEDALRRSYILVNSCQDRSYLYLLAMGWNIVYQFRKAQNEIDRYLRLVPLITLVDNARVRERLEVIEMDQREYTLDDDDQKAQTVIFKPEPDIDDTAVLKKTLSCSYPNCSFTEALKKENEKLKLELQRSQANLDMNQCQVIQRLLDVTEVAAYSVPEKSSPEKNHKKEEYNYSKDHSDNEHSSDEKHHAKVDKHSQSRYSVAQKDLVSAGGSYQEEDWHTDLLACCSEPSLCMKTFFYPCGTFSKIASVARNRPISSGEACNDLMAYSLILSCCCYTCCVRRKLRKMLNITGGFVDDFLSHLMCCCCALVQEWREVEIRGISGPEKAKTSPPPSQYMEY; encoded by the exons ATGGCGTCATGGGATCAAATAGGGGATCTTGCGAATGTGGCCCAGTTGACTGGTGTAGACGCTGTGAAGCTGATTGGGATGATTGTGAGAGCTGCAAGCACTGCACGGATGCATAAGAAGAACTGCAGGCAGTTTGCACAGCATCTGAAGTTGATTGGGAATTTGCTGGAGCAGCTCAAGATCTCAGAGCTGAAGAGGTACCCAGAAACTAGGGAGCCTCTGGAGCAGTTGGAAGATGCCCTCAGAAGGTCTTATATATTGGTCAATAGTTGTCAGGACCGTAGCTACCTCTATCTGCTGGCTATGGGCTGGAACATTGTTTATCAGTTCAGGAAGGCTCAGAATGAAATTGATAGATACCTGCGTCTTGTTCCTCTCATTACTCTTGTGGATAATGCTAGAGTCAGG GAGAGACTTGAAGTTATTGAGATGGATCAACGTGAATACACATTGGATGATGATGACCAAAAGGCGCAGACAGTTATTTTTAAACCAGAACCTGACATAGATGACACTGCTGTGTTGAAAAAAACACTATCCTGTTCTTATCCCAACTGTTCTTTCACTGAAGcgcttaaaaaagaaaatgaaaagctTAAATTAGAGCTACAACGGTCACAAGCAAATTTGGATATGAATCAGTGTCAAGTTATTCAACGTTTACTAGATGTCACAGAAGTTGCAGCCTATTCTGTTCCAGAGAAGTCTTCCCCAGAGAAAAATCACAAGAAAGAGGAATACAATTATTCTAAAGACCACAGTGACAATGAGCATTCATCTGATGAAAAACATCATGCAAAAGTTGATAAGCATTCACAGTCAAG ATATTCAGTTGCGCAAAAGGATCTAGTATCAGCTGGGGGTTCTTATCAGGAAGAAGATTGGCACACTGATTTACTTGCTTGTTGTTCTGAGCCTTCACTCT GTATGAAGACATTCTTCTATCCATGTGGAACATTTTCAAAGATTGCTTCTGTTGCAAGAAACAGGCCCATAT cctCTGGAGAAGCATGTAATGACTTGATGGcatattcattaattttgtcTTGTTGTTGCTATACTTGCTGCGTAAGGAGGAAACTTCGGAAGATGTTGAACATCACA GGGGGCTTTGTCGATGATTTCCTCTCTCATTTGATGTGTTGCTGCTGTGCCCTTGTGCAAGAATGGAGAGAAGTGGAGATCCGTGGGATCAGTG GTCCTGAGAAGGCCAAAACAAGCCCTCCACCATCTCAGTACATGGAATATTAA